The Streptomyces sp. P9-A4 genome contains a region encoding:
- a CDS encoding prenyltransferase/squalene oxidase repeat-containing protein, with the protein MNTVRRGAAALAAAAVLLGTGAVGAASAAPSPTPSAGTLPPGLYGTKDPTYDGVWRQSLAFLAQRATGYQPADQAVDWLLGQQCEDGSFASYRADVTKPCDPKTMRDTNATAAAVHALGAVRRQAADPEKLDEAVKAGAGWLRTVQNKDGGWGYTSGSPSDANSTSLVIGTLAAISVKPGSYTSSEGRTPYDALLTFAVPCSDEEGAGAFAYQPDKSGKLLANADATAAATLAGLGKSIVATKASPQQQPTCQDLTKPTVERAALNGASYLSKALLKTAHLNTPPMPGATDTSEQPDFGNTADAVVALAGAGAARQAEPALQWLETHSAAWAKENGPAAYAQLILASRSMETDPREFGTADLVGQLNATGPAPKTPDTSASSTSDDEGSGFDVWWIIGIGMVVGVGIGFLVSGRKK; encoded by the coding sequence ATGAACACCGTCCGCCGAGGCGCCGCCGCGCTCGCAGCCGCCGCCGTCCTGCTCGGCACCGGAGCCGTCGGCGCGGCCTCCGCCGCGCCCTCCCCCACCCCCTCCGCGGGGACGCTCCCGCCCGGCCTGTACGGCACGAAGGACCCGACGTACGACGGTGTGTGGCGCCAGTCGCTCGCCTTCCTCGCCCAGCGCGCCACCGGCTACCAGCCCGCCGACCAGGCCGTGGACTGGCTGCTCGGCCAGCAGTGCGAGGACGGCTCGTTCGCCTCGTACCGCGCGGACGTCACCAAGCCCTGCGACCCGAAGACCATGCGGGACACCAACGCCACCGCCGCCGCCGTGCACGCGCTGGGCGCCGTCCGCCGCCAGGCCGCCGACCCGGAGAAGCTCGACGAGGCCGTCAAGGCGGGCGCCGGCTGGCTGCGCACCGTGCAGAACAAGGACGGCGGCTGGGGCTACACCTCCGGCAGCCCCAGCGACGCCAACTCCACCTCGCTCGTCATCGGCACGCTCGCCGCGATCAGCGTCAAGCCCGGCTCGTACACCTCCTCCGAGGGCCGTACGCCCTACGACGCGCTCCTCACCTTCGCCGTGCCCTGCTCGGACGAGGAGGGCGCCGGGGCGTTCGCCTACCAGCCCGACAAGAGCGGCAAGCTGCTCGCGAACGCCGACGCCACCGCCGCGGCCACCCTCGCCGGGCTCGGCAAGAGCATCGTCGCCACCAAGGCCTCCCCGCAGCAGCAGCCGACCTGTCAGGACCTCACGAAGCCGACCGTCGAGCGGGCCGCCCTCAACGGCGCCTCCTACCTGTCGAAGGCGCTCCTCAAGACCGCCCACCTGAACACCCCGCCGATGCCCGGCGCCACCGACACCAGCGAGCAGCCCGACTTCGGCAACACCGCCGACGCGGTCGTGGCGCTGGCCGGCGCCGGCGCCGCCCGGCAGGCCGAGCCCGCCCTCCAGTGGCTGGAGACGCACTCCGCCGCCTGGGCGAAGGAGAACGGCCCCGCCGCGTACGCGCAGCTGATCCTGGCCTCCCGCTCGATGGAGACCGACCCGCGCGAGTTCGGCACGGCGGACCTGGTCGGGCAGCTCAACGCGACCGGCCCCGCGCCCAAGACCCCGGACACCTCCGCGTCCTCGACCAGCGACGACGAGGGCTCCGGCTTCGACGTCTGGTGGATCATCGGCATCGGCATGGTCGTCGGCGTCGGCATCGGCTTCCTCGTGAGCGGCCGCAAGAAGTGA
- a CDS encoding energy-coupling factor transporter transmembrane component T, translated as MSTARRVFTARGAFTARGVFTAPEASRANALHAGAWWLWALGLAVAASRTTNPLLLGLLVGVAGYVVAARRTDAPWARSYGAFVKLGLFVVGLRVVFSLLLGSPIPGTHVLFTLPELPLPDWAEGIRIGGRVTVEQLVFALYDGAKLATLLICVGAANALANPARLLKSLPGALYEAGVAVVVAMTFAPNMVADVVRLRTARRLRGRPTGGVRAVLQIGLPVLEGALERSIAVAASMDARGYGRTARVPASVRRTTNVLTLGGLLGVCAGSYGLLAAEGAGYGLPLLAAGLLAAMAGLRLGGRRTVRTRYRPDHWGLRAWLVAGSGAAVAVLMIWANQYAPEALHPGVVPLEAPELPLWPAVSVLVGLVPAFVAPVPPGKENA; from the coding sequence ATGAGTACGGCCCGTCGCGTGTTCACGGCCCGGGGCGCTTTCACGGCCCGTGGCGTGTTCACGGCCCCCGAGGCGAGCCGGGCCAATGCCCTGCACGCCGGCGCCTGGTGGCTGTGGGCGCTCGGTCTGGCCGTCGCCGCCTCCCGGACCACCAACCCGCTGCTGCTCGGTCTGCTCGTCGGGGTCGCCGGCTATGTCGTCGCGGCCCGGCGTACGGACGCGCCGTGGGCCCGCTCGTACGGCGCGTTCGTGAAGCTCGGCCTGTTCGTCGTCGGCCTGCGGGTCGTCTTCTCGCTGCTCCTCGGCTCCCCCATCCCGGGGACGCACGTGCTGTTCACGCTGCCCGAGCTGCCGCTGCCCGACTGGGCGGAGGGCATCCGCATCGGGGGGCGGGTGACGGTCGAGCAGCTGGTGTTCGCGCTGTACGACGGCGCCAAACTGGCGACCCTGCTGATCTGCGTGGGCGCGGCGAACGCGCTCGCCAACCCGGCACGGCTGCTGAAGTCGCTGCCGGGCGCGCTGTACGAGGCCGGGGTCGCCGTCGTCGTCGCGATGACCTTCGCGCCGAACATGGTCGCGGACGTGGTCCGGCTCCGTACCGCCCGGCGCCTTCGCGGGCGCCCCACGGGCGGGGTGCGGGCGGTGCTCCAGATCGGCCTGCCGGTCCTGGAGGGCGCGCTCGAACGGTCGATCGCCGTCGCCGCCTCGATGGACGCGCGCGGGTACGGGCGGACGGCGCGGGTCCCGGCCTCCGTGCGGCGCACCACGAACGTGCTGACCCTGGGCGGTCTGCTCGGCGTCTGCGCCGGTTCGTACGGGCTGCTCGCCGCGGAGGGCGCCGGTTACGGGCTGCCGCTGCTCGCCGCCGGGCTGCTCGCGGCCATGGCCGGGCTGCGGCTCGGCGGGCGCCGGACGGTCCGCACCCGCTACCGGCCGGACCACTGGGGACTCCGGGCCTGGCTGGTCGCGGGCTCCGGGGCGGCGGTCGCGGTCCTGATGATCTGGGCGAACCAGTACGCGCCCGAGGCCCTGCACCCCGGGGTCGTCCCCCTGGAGGCGCCGGAGCTGCCGCTGTGGCCGGCGGTGTCGGTCCTGGTGGGCCTGGTGCCGGCGTTCGTGGCCCCCGTACCGCCCGGCAAGGAGAACGCGTGA
- a CDS encoding SCO2322 family protein: protein MTAARRTGARIAGAAAGALLTLAGVAATPAQAAGYRYWSFWESDGGKPWAYATQGPATARPADGDVIGFRFAISNGTDDTSLPSVAPDFPGICGGTDAKDGSKRVAVVVDFGGPLDAPPGETPPEKLIEVGCARVREDATGAEALAEVAKPLRYDSAAMLCGIAGYPVRGCGEQVAEKAPGASAPAEAAPAAAGDADGGGPSFGVLAGGAAVLALGGAAIWKARRRG from the coding sequence GTGACGGCGGCCCGCAGGACCGGCGCCCGGATCGCGGGCGCCGCGGCCGGCGCGCTGCTGACCCTCGCCGGGGTCGCGGCCACCCCGGCGCAGGCCGCCGGCTACCGCTACTGGTCGTTCTGGGAGAGCGACGGCGGCAAGCCCTGGGCGTACGCCACCCAGGGCCCGGCGACCGCCCGGCCCGCCGACGGCGATGTGATCGGCTTCCGCTTCGCGATCAGCAACGGCACGGACGACACCTCCCTGCCCTCCGTCGCCCCCGACTTCCCGGGGATCTGCGGCGGCACGGACGCGAAGGACGGCAGCAAGCGCGTCGCGGTCGTCGTCGACTTCGGCGGACCGCTGGACGCCCCGCCGGGCGAGACCCCGCCGGAGAAGCTGATCGAGGTCGGCTGTGCGCGGGTCCGCGAGGACGCGACGGGCGCGGAGGCGCTGGCCGAGGTGGCGAAGCCGCTGCGGTACGACAGCGCGGCCATGCTGTGCGGGATCGCGGGCTACCCCGTGCGGGGCTGCGGCGAGCAGGTCGCGGAGAAGGCGCCGGGTGCGTCGGCACCGGCCGAGGCCGCGCCGGCCGCCGCGGGGGACGCCGACGGCGGCGGCCCGTCCTTCGGCGTGCTCGCCGGCGGGGCGGCGGTCCTGGCCCTCGGCGGCGCGGCGATATGGAAGGCCCGCCGGCGCGGATGA